Proteins encoded together in one Neobacillus sp. FSL H8-0543 window:
- a CDS encoding response regulator transcription factor produces the protein MIRVVFVDDHEMVRIGVSAYLSAQPDIQVVGEAADGKKGVELALELRPDIILMDLVMKEMDGIEATRKIIEQWPEAKVIIVTSFLDDEKVYPALEAGATSYMLKTSKAGEIANAVRATYHGQSVLEPEVTGKMMVKMRQKNQHLPHEELTNREMEILLLMAQGKANQEIADELFIALKTVKTHVSNILSKLNVQDRTQAVIYAFKHSLIK, from the coding sequence ATGATTAGAGTAGTGTTCGTGGATGACCATGAGATGGTTCGCATTGGCGTTTCCGCTTATTTATCTGCCCAGCCAGACATTCAAGTGGTAGGTGAGGCAGCGGATGGAAAAAAGGGAGTAGAATTAGCACTTGAACTGCGGCCTGACATCATTTTAATGGATTTAGTGATGAAAGAAATGGATGGTATCGAAGCAACTAGAAAGATAATTGAACAATGGCCTGAAGCGAAGGTTATTATTGTCACAAGCTTTTTAGACGATGAGAAGGTTTACCCGGCATTAGAAGCAGGAGCCACCAGCTATATGTTAAAAACATCAAAAGCTGGTGAAATCGCCAATGCAGTGCGTGCTACATACCACGGTCAATCTGTTCTTGAGCCTGAAGTGACAGGGAAGATGATGGTGAAAATGCGACAAAAGAATCAACATCTGCCGCATGAAGAACTCACTAATCGAGAAATGGAAATATTATTGTTAATGGCTCAGGGTAAAGCCAACCAGGAAATCGCGGATGAACTATTTATTGCCTTGAAAACCGTAAAGACGCACGTTAGCAATATTTTAAGTAAGCTGAATGTACAAGATCGTACCCAAGCAGTAATCTATGCCTTTAAACACTCATTAATAAAGTAA
- a CDS encoding oligosaccharide flippase family protein — MAIFYKGILFLAASAFLGEGVELLVNLILAKELGKHGLGLYMSILPSIYLIVLLSSFELPVSISKFVAEREERFHRNILYHAITITIIFTSILLVAAAVILPFIPVFNGYHPYTRWLVILLIPVMSFTAVARGYFMGRHQMGKIAIANFLRKSIQLVLLFVLFRFFEFDPQSAVLIAIATFIGSEIVVFFYLIYTLIIQFQQLKRIPFSNLNRKLVRRNLMAVSVPTTTLRLFSALTGAIQPFLIKAALVRSGLSETIATEHFGMLMGVAVSIGFFPAFIAHSLMIVLIPAVSKTYSDKNYLSLQKMLSQVMKLTFLYGVPAVVIFYIFARPLSSLFFESSIAAVYLQMLWPFFLFHFFVMPLQAFLFGLGLIKDTFIHAVWSTAVTFAIILILAKLPEWRMEGVIIAMNTGSVLLALMHYLSVCKKIGVSIFMGKGLLHKNN, encoded by the coding sequence ATGGCTATATTCTATAAGGGAATTTTATTTTTAGCGGCTTCTGCCTTCTTAGGTGAAGGCGTTGAATTATTAGTTAATTTGATTTTAGCCAAGGAACTAGGAAAACATGGGTTAGGTCTCTATATGTCAATTCTTCCGTCAATTTATTTAATTGTTTTGCTATCAAGCTTCGAGCTGCCTGTTTCCATTTCAAAGTTTGTTGCTGAAAGAGAGGAAAGATTCCATAGAAACATCCTTTACCATGCGATTACGATTACCATTATATTTACGAGTATCCTTTTGGTGGCAGCTGCAGTGATTCTTCCGTTTATTCCAGTATTCAATGGATATCATCCTTATACAAGATGGCTCGTTATCCTTTTAATTCCGGTAATGTCCTTTACCGCCGTTGCTCGTGGCTATTTTATGGGAAGGCATCAAATGGGGAAAATCGCCATAGCTAATTTCTTGCGAAAATCAATCCAGCTTGTGTTGCTATTTGTCTTGTTTCGTTTCTTTGAATTTGACCCTCAAAGTGCGGTGTTGATTGCAATCGCCACCTTTATTGGAAGTGAAATTGTTGTATTTTTTTACCTAATCTACACATTAATTATTCAATTTCAACAATTGAAACGTATTCCGTTTTCTAATTTAAATCGCAAGCTGGTCCGCAGGAATTTAATGGCGGTCTCAGTCCCAACAACAACCTTGCGTTTATTCTCTGCATTAACAGGCGCAATTCAACCCTTCTTAATTAAGGCAGCTTTAGTCCGGTCAGGTTTGAGTGAAACCATTGCAACCGAGCATTTTGGTATGCTGATGGGCGTTGCGGTATCAATAGGTTTTTTCCCCGCCTTTATCGCACATTCATTAATGATTGTTCTAATTCCTGCAGTATCAAAAACCTATTCCGACAAGAATTATTTAAGCCTGCAAAAAATGCTGTCTCAAGTGATGAAGCTTACCTTCCTGTATGGAGTTCCAGCGGTGGTGATTTTCTACATTTTTGCTCGACCACTTTCTTCGTTGTTCTTTGAGTCATCAATTGCTGCTGTTTATTTACAAATGCTCTGGCCGTTTTTTCTTTTCCACTTTTTTGTGATGCCATTGCAGGCATTTTTATTTGGACTTGGACTGATAAAGGACACATTTATCCATGCTGTTTGGTCAACGGCTGTAACATTTGCAATTATACTGATTTTAGCTAAATTGCCAGAATGGAGGATGGAAGGAGTCATCATTGCTATGAATACTGGGTCGGTCTTATTGGCTCTGATGCATTATTTAAGTGTTTGCAAGAAAATAGGGGTGTCGATCTTTATGGGAAAAGGACTTCTGCATAAAAATAACTAG
- a CDS encoding RNA polymerase sigma factor yields the protein MRESFTNTFDEIVKENGKSIFNYIFSLVRHKELAEDLYQEVLLSAFLAFPSIKEPTKLKSWFYTIAGNKCRDYWRKENKSKQFWREEVYSYTSSIEHTQLPEEEVLHKYSTEEMAEKVKTLPEIYQYPIFQYYYYDLTLIEISRKSDLPISTVKTRMKRAKERLRPKLLSLA from the coding sequence ATGAGGGAGAGTTTTACAAATACATTTGATGAAATAGTAAAGGAAAATGGGAAATCCATTTTTAACTATATATTCTCATTGGTTAGGCATAAAGAACTTGCAGAAGATTTGTATCAAGAGGTCCTACTTTCAGCCTTTTTAGCCTTTCCATCAATTAAAGAGCCAACTAAATTAAAAAGCTGGTTTTATACAATTGCCGGAAATAAATGCCGTGACTATTGGCGTAAGGAAAATAAATCAAAGCAATTTTGGAGGGAAGAGGTATATTCCTATACATCATCAATTGAACATACACAGCTTCCTGAAGAAGAAGTTCTACATAAGTACTCTACTGAGGAAATGGCTGAAAAAGTAAAAACCTTACCGGAAATATATCAGTATCCTATCTTTCAGTACTATTACTATGACCTTACGCTAATCGAGATCTCTCGAAAAAGTGATCTACCAATATCTACAGTTAAGACAAGAATGAAAAGAGCAAAAGAACGCCTCCGTCCCAAACTACTATCGTTAGCATAA
- a CDS encoding Bax inhibitor-1/YccA family protein, with protein sequence MYPQTSAEFMPSVIRTFALSLAIAFLGTMAGVFVPPSLFLPLAILEFVMLMIALFFRRKKAISYTFLYLFTFISGITLFPIVSYYAATAGANIVMMAFGSTAIVFTGVAIYATKSKHNFSFLGGFLLAALLALVAISIFNIFMPLGSTGMLAFSFIGVLVFSGYVLYDFNRMKHYGVSAEEVPLMALNLYLDFINLFLSILRIFGILSSRD encoded by the coding sequence ATGTATCCACAAACGTCTGCTGAATTTATGCCATCCGTAATTAGAACATTTGCCCTTTCCCTTGCTATTGCTTTTTTGGGGACTATGGCTGGAGTATTTGTACCGCCAAGTTTATTTTTACCGTTAGCTATCCTTGAATTTGTTATGCTAATGATTGCTTTATTTTTCAGGCGAAAAAAAGCAATATCTTATACTTTCCTTTATCTATTTACTTTTATTTCAGGTATTACGTTATTTCCAATTGTTTCGTATTACGCTGCTACAGCTGGTGCAAATATCGTAATGATGGCATTTGGAAGTACTGCCATCGTATTTACAGGCGTGGCCATTTATGCAACGAAATCTAAGCACAACTTTTCTTTTTTAGGCGGGTTTCTGTTAGCAGCATTACTTGCATTGGTAGCCATTTCAATCTTTAATATTTTCATGCCATTAGGCTCAACTGGAATGCTTGCCTTCTCCTTCATAGGTGTGCTGGTCTTTAGCGGCTATGTACTGTATGATTTTAACCGGATGAAGCATTACGGAGTGAGTGCCGAAGAAGTTCCACTAATGGCATTAAATCTATACCTGGACTTTATTAATCTATTCCTAAGCATTTTACGTATTTTTGGAATTCTATCTAGCAGGGACTGA
- the mscL gene encoding large-conductance mechanosensitive channel protein MscL encodes MLNEFKKFAMRGNVIDLAVGVVIGGAFGKIVASLVGDIIMPLLALLIGGVEFSNLVYRDINYGLFIQAVFDFLIISFSIFMFIKFISRFKKKEEAVAEAPVKVDRQEELLTEIRDLLKANNTTKNNETS; translated from the coding sequence ATGTTAAATGAATTTAAGAAGTTTGCAATGAGAGGGAATGTAATCGATCTTGCTGTCGGTGTTGTTATTGGTGGAGCATTCGGAAAAATTGTTGCATCACTTGTTGGCGATATTATCATGCCACTGCTTGCATTGCTTATTGGTGGGGTAGAATTTTCGAACCTTGTTTATCGGGATATAAATTATGGCCTATTTATCCAGGCGGTTTTCGATTTCTTAATTATTTCCTTTTCTATCTTTATGTTTATTAAATTCATCAGTCGTTTTAAAAAGAAAGAGGAAGCAGTTGCTGAGGCTCCTGTGAAAGTTGACCGTCAAGAAGAGCTGTTAACTGAAATTCGCGATTTATTGAAAGCAAATAATACTACAAAAAACAATGAAACCTCTTGA
- a CDS encoding aminopeptidase has protein sequence MSEFQKNLQKYAELAVKVGVNVQKGQTLVVNATLDAAEFVRLVVKSAYETGAKNVIVNWSDDVVSRTKYDLAPDEAFTEYPAHRANETVELAENGAAFMAVLSASPDLLKGVNPDRIANFQKAAGTALAKYRQMAQSDKVSWTVIAVPSPAWAAMVFPDAPSEKQVDLLWEAIFKATRVDVENPVEAWKVHNENLHEKVSYLNEKRYQKLHYTAPGTDLTIELPKNHLWVGAGSVNEKGTEFMANMPTEEVFTVPYRTGVNGTVASTKPLSYGGNIIDRFSITFENGKIVGYKAKEGEEILKRLVETDEGSLYLGEVALVPYNSPISQSNVLFFNTLFDENASNHLAIGSAYAFCIEGGKEMSPEELKENGLNESLTHVDFMIGSPDMDIDGITADGKTEPVFRSGNWAF, from the coding sequence ATGAGTGAATTTCAAAAAAACCTTCAAAAATATGCAGAACTTGCCGTTAAAGTCGGAGTAAATGTACAGAAAGGCCAAACCTTAGTGGTCAATGCAACCCTAGATGCGGCGGAATTTGTCCGTCTTGTGGTCAAAAGTGCTTATGAGACTGGAGCAAAAAATGTAATTGTTAACTGGTCTGATGATGTGGTTTCTAGAACAAAATACGATTTAGCTCCAGATGAAGCCTTTACCGAGTATCCCGCCCATCGTGCGAACGAAACGGTGGAACTAGCTGAAAATGGAGCTGCATTTATGGCGGTCCTTTCTGCAAGTCCAGACTTATTAAAAGGTGTGAATCCTGATCGTATTGCAAACTTCCAAAAAGCTGCTGGAACAGCGTTAGCTAAGTATCGGCAAATGGCTCAATCAGATAAGGTGAGCTGGACAGTAATTGCCGTTCCATCACCAGCATGGGCTGCTATGGTTTTCCCGGATGCACCAAGCGAAAAGCAAGTGGACCTACTTTGGGAGGCAATTTTTAAAGCCACTCGTGTTGATGTTGAAAACCCAGTGGAAGCTTGGAAAGTACATAACGAAAACCTTCATGAAAAGGTCAGTTATTTAAACGAAAAACGCTATCAAAAGCTTCACTATACTGCTCCAGGGACAGACCTAACCATTGAACTTCCGAAGAATCATCTTTGGGTTGGTGCAGGTAGTGTCAATGAAAAAGGCACTGAATTTATGGCTAATATGCCGACAGAAGAAGTTTTCACGGTTCCCTATCGGACTGGCGTAAATGGAACGGTCGCAAGCACAAAGCCACTTAGCTATGGCGGTAATATTATTGATCGGTTCTCGATTACCTTTGAGAATGGAAAAATTGTTGGATATAAAGCAAAAGAAGGCGAAGAAATCTTAAAACGCCTTGTGGAAACAGACGAAGGCTCCCTTTATCTTGGTGAAGTCGCTCTTGTTCCTTATAATTCACCGATTTCCCAATCAAATGTCCTTTTCTTTAACACCTTATTTGATGAAAATGCATCAAACCATTTAGCGATTGGCAGTGCCTACGCTTTCTGTATTGAAGGTGGTAAGGAGATGTCCCCTGAAGAGTTGAAGGAAAATGGGCTAAATGAAAGTCTTACCCATGTTGATTTTATGATTGGCTCTCCTGATATGGACATCGATGGAATTACTGCTGATGGAAAAACAGAACCCGTATTTAGAAGTGGAAACTGGGCATTTTAA
- a CDS encoding MFS transporter encodes MRIRDWDPNLKVRLFSEALINITFWMFFPFLTIYFAEEFGKSKAGFLLVFSQIFSVIANLMGGYCADRFGRKRMMVLSAIGQGLSFLVFAAASSPWLQSPWIGFIAFAFAGVFGSFYWPASQAMVADVVNEKERSNVFAIFYTSTNIAVVVGPILGAIFYVDYRFQLLLFAGFACILIGFILAKWTRETAPVQKEDSIQADRKWYYFLQNQLKDYTLIFKDKTFLLFIISGVLVGQTFMQLDLLFPVYMKEVVHNQTLFSLGNWSFTVGGEQAFGIILAENGLIVVLLTVFVTKWMTSFTERNVFVFSSVIYAISMILFSQTQWIWGFIFAMVIFTFAELMGAGIQQSFVSKLAPDHMRGQYFAAASLRFTIARTIAPLSIPLTVLIGYEWSFFLLSLLALVSAGLYWLMFYSFEKKASMGS; translated from the coding sequence ATGAGAATTAGAGATTGGGATCCAAATTTAAAGGTCCGCTTGTTTAGCGAGGCGTTGATAAACATTACGTTTTGGATGTTTTTCCCCTTCTTAACCATCTACTTCGCAGAAGAATTTGGTAAAAGTAAAGCGGGATTTTTATTAGTATTTTCACAGATTTTTTCTGTTATTGCTAACTTAATGGGCGGTTATTGTGCCGATCGGTTTGGACGGAAACGGATGATGGTCCTGTCTGCCATTGGGCAGGGACTTTCCTTTTTAGTATTTGCAGCAGCAAGTTCCCCATGGCTTCAATCACCATGGATAGGGTTTATTGCCTTTGCATTTGCTGGGGTATTTGGCTCATTTTACTGGCCAGCTAGCCAAGCGATGGTAGCTGATGTCGTAAACGAAAAGGAACGAAGTAATGTATTTGCAATCTTCTATACATCAACCAATATCGCTGTTGTAGTAGGTCCGATTTTAGGGGCGATTTTCTATGTAGATTACCGCTTTCAGCTTTTGTTGTTTGCAGGTTTTGCTTGTATTTTAATTGGATTTATTTTAGCAAAATGGACAAGAGAAACGGCACCGGTTCAAAAAGAAGATTCCATCCAGGCAGATAGAAAATGGTATTACTTTTTACAAAACCAGCTAAAGGATTACACCTTAATTTTTAAAGACAAGACCTTCCTTCTCTTTATTATTTCTGGAGTTTTAGTAGGACAAACGTTTATGCAATTGGATTTATTGTTTCCCGTTTATATGAAAGAAGTTGTCCACAATCAAACCCTCTTTTCACTTGGGAATTGGTCCTTTACCGTCGGAGGCGAGCAAGCCTTCGGGATTATTCTTGCAGAAAATGGCTTAATTGTTGTTCTGCTAACTGTTTTTGTAACCAAATGGATGACCAGCTTTACGGAACGAAATGTGTTTGTCTTTTCATCTGTTATTTACGCGATTTCAATGATTCTCTTCAGTCAAACCCAGTGGATCTGGGGATTTATTTTTGCAATGGTCATTTTCACCTTTGCAGAGTTAATGGGCGCAGGGATACAACAAAGCTTTGTTTCCAAACTTGCCCCAGACCATATGAGAGGGCAATATTTTGCCGCAGCAAGTCTAAGATTCACAATAGCCCGTACGATCGCCCCTCTTTCTATCCCGTTGACAGTTTTAATTGGATATGAATGGTCATTCTTTTTACTCAGCCTGCTCGCTCTTGTAAGTGCTGGACTATACTGGCTTATGTTTTATTCTTTTGAAAAAAAAGCTTCTATGGGATCCTAA
- a CDS encoding DNA topoisomerase III, protein MKSLVLAEKPSVARELARVLGCNQKHNSYMEGNQYVVTWALGHLIELKMPEHYDTKYKTWNLEDLPIIPPKMGLKVMKQTSHQYRAIETLAKRKDINECIIATDAGREGELVARWILDKIHWNKPLKRLWISSQTDKAIKDGFKQLKPGKQFDDLYHSAVCRAEADWLIGLNVTRALTTKYKDPLSAGRVQTPTLAMVLDREKQIQKFVPQEYWTIRADIGPLSTDWERGNEKRLFNKEEADKILKKVTGTKAVIEKIERKKKSEPQPMPYDLTELQRDANKRFGFPAKKTLNVLQRLYEQYKIVTYPRTDSRYLTTDMINTMNDRLQGMASGYNDEVRPLLAKKGNVLAKRVFNNEKVTDHHAIIPTEQRLNLSVLDNDERKIYDLIARRFLALFLPAYEYEIIHATIKAEGETFTARETNVIELGFKKVLGKEETEQAGENIGKISRGQSFTIKNVNINQKWTEPPQRYSEADVLGQMEKFGLGTPATRAEIIERLVETEVVERQNGRFHSTKKGKQLIELVNDELKSPELTAKWEQELEQISKGKADPKAFSQKIRRQTEQFVSEIKASDQSYRAHNLTGSKCPECNSFLKERNTKEGKILVCSSVECSYRKRKDPKLSNRRCPQCHKKMEMHEGKAGLYFQCRRCNVVEKAEDKKKSVNKKEAQKLVQKYTQKEDFGTSLGDLLKQALKDQD, encoded by the coding sequence ATGAAATCTCTTGTACTTGCAGAAAAACCAAGTGTAGCTAGAGAACTCGCACGCGTCCTTGGCTGCAATCAAAAACATAATAGTTATATGGAAGGTAATCAGTATGTCGTCACTTGGGCACTTGGTCATTTAATCGAGTTAAAAATGCCTGAGCATTACGATACAAAGTATAAAACTTGGAATTTAGAGGATCTGCCTATCATCCCGCCAAAAATGGGCTTAAAGGTGATGAAACAAACAAGCCATCAGTATCGGGCGATTGAAACGCTCGCAAAAAGAAAAGACATTAATGAATGTATCATAGCGACAGACGCAGGGCGTGAGGGAGAACTTGTTGCACGCTGGATTCTTGACAAAATCCATTGGAATAAACCTTTAAAAAGATTGTGGATTTCATCGCAAACAGACAAGGCGATAAAAGATGGGTTTAAACAATTAAAACCTGGAAAACAATTTGATGATCTTTACCATTCAGCCGTCTGTCGTGCAGAGGCGGATTGGCTTATCGGTTTGAATGTAACAAGAGCACTGACAACGAAATATAAGGATCCACTTTCGGCAGGCAGGGTTCAAACCCCAACCTTAGCGATGGTTCTTGATCGCGAGAAGCAAATACAAAAATTTGTCCCGCAAGAGTATTGGACGATTCGTGCCGATATCGGACCGCTCTCTACTGACTGGGAACGCGGCAACGAGAAGCGCCTCTTCAACAAGGAGGAAGCCGATAAAATACTAAAAAAAGTAACAGGTACAAAAGCGGTTATTGAAAAAATAGAGCGCAAGAAAAAGTCTGAACCACAGCCGATGCCTTATGATTTAACTGAGCTTCAACGTGACGCTAATAAACGGTTTGGATTTCCTGCTAAGAAGACCTTAAATGTTTTGCAGCGTTTATATGAGCAGTATAAAATTGTTACCTATCCAAGAACCGATTCCCGTTATTTAACCACGGATATGATTAACACTATGAATGATCGCCTTCAAGGAATGGCGTCTGGATATAATGATGAAGTTAGGCCATTACTTGCAAAGAAAGGGAATGTTTTGGCAAAGCGTGTCTTCAACAATGAAAAGGTAACCGATCACCATGCCATCATTCCAACTGAGCAAAGGCTCAACCTAAGTGTGCTTGATAATGATGAAAGAAAAATATATGACCTGATTGCAAGAAGATTTCTTGCCTTGTTTCTTCCTGCTTATGAATATGAAATCATACACGCCACCATTAAAGCAGAAGGTGAAACCTTTACTGCTAGAGAAACAAACGTGATTGAATTAGGTTTCAAAAAAGTCTTAGGTAAAGAGGAAACAGAACAAGCTGGAGAAAATATTGGGAAAATTTCTCGCGGCCAATCTTTTACCATAAAGAACGTGAACATAAACCAAAAGTGGACTGAACCGCCACAGCGCTATTCAGAAGCAGATGTACTCGGGCAAATGGAAAAGTTTGGACTTGGTACACCAGCAACAAGGGCAGAAATTATCGAAAGACTGGTGGAGACCGAGGTAGTCGAACGACAAAACGGACGCTTTCATTCCACCAAAAAGGGCAAACAGCTTATTGAGCTGGTTAATGATGAATTAAAGTCACCTGAATTGACAGCAAAATGGGAACAAGAGCTTGAACAAATCTCGAAAGGAAAGGCCGATCCAAAAGCCTTTTCACAAAAAATCCGCCGTCAAACCGAGCAGTTTGTTTCGGAGATTAAAGCAAGCGACCAATCCTATCGCGCTCATAATTTAACCGGGTCCAAATGTCCCGAATGTAATTCTTTTTTGAAGGAAAGAAACACAAAGGAAGGAAAAATTCTTGTTTGCTCAAGCGTAGAATGTTCTTATCGCAAACGGAAAGATCCAAAGCTTTCCAATCGACGTTGCCCTCAGTGTCATAAAAAAATGGAGATGCATGAAGGCAAAGCGGGTCTATATTTCCAATGCCGACGCTGTAATGTAGTTGAGAAAGCCGAAGATAAGAAAAAGTCTGTAAATAAGAAAGAAGCACAAAAGCTCGTACAAAAATACACACAAAAAGAAGACTTTGGCACAAGTCTAGGTGATTTGCTGAAGCAAGCTCTAAAGGATCAGGATTAA
- the hutH gene encoding histidine ammonia-lyase, whose amino-acid sequence MLMLTGQNLTLDQMKQVLYRKEKVGASEKSLEAVQKSREAVERIVSERRVVYGINTGFGKFSDVLINPEDVGELQLNLIRSHACGIGEPFPEMVSKAMVLLRANALLKGYSGVRPIVIEKLLELVNTEINPVIPQQGSLGASGDLAPLSHLALVLIGEGEVFYKGNQMDSLQALQIEGIEPIKLQAKEGLALINGTQAMTAMGVVGYLEAEQLAYESELIASMTMEGLNGIIDAFAEEVHIARGYKQQIDTAARIRRYLSDSLLTSMQGEVRVQDAYSLRCIPQVHGASWQVLDYVKEKLEIEMNAATDNPLIFDEGENVISGGNFHGQPIAFAMDFMKVAMAELANISERRIERLVNPQLNDLPAFLSPEPGLQSGAMIMQYAAAALVSENKTLAHPASVDSIPSSANQEDHVSMGTIAARHAYQIIQNARRVIAIELICAMQAVEIRGVEKMATQTKKFYEKGRELVPSITKDRVFSKDIEKAAEGLKSSDFLRQIHQLDNVK is encoded by the coding sequence ATGTTGATGTTAACAGGTCAAAATTTAACGTTGGATCAAATGAAGCAAGTGTTATACCGTAAAGAAAAAGTGGGAGCCTCGGAAAAAAGCCTTGAAGCAGTTCAAAAGAGCAGAGAGGCTGTGGAAAGAATTGTTTCGGAACGAAGAGTCGTTTATGGAATAAATACAGGGTTTGGAAAATTCAGTGACGTGTTAATTAATCCAGAGGACGTTGGTGAGCTCCAGCTTAATCTCATCCGTTCTCATGCATGTGGAATAGGAGAGCCGTTTCCTGAAATGGTTTCAAAAGCGATGGTTCTTTTACGTGCAAACGCACTTTTAAAGGGATACTCAGGTGTGAGACCGATTGTAATTGAGAAGCTTTTAGAACTAGTGAATACTGAAATTAATCCTGTCATTCCTCAACAAGGTTCACTGGGAGCTAGTGGTGATTTGGCACCGCTTTCCCATTTAGCTCTGGTGTTAATCGGTGAAGGGGAGGTATTTTATAAGGGAAATCAAATGGATTCTCTCCAAGCATTGCAGATAGAGGGAATTGAGCCCATAAAATTACAGGCAAAAGAGGGTCTTGCTCTGATTAATGGTACACAGGCAATGACAGCAATGGGAGTAGTCGGTTACTTAGAGGCAGAGCAACTGGCATATGAAAGTGAATTAATCGCATCGATGACGATGGAGGGCTTAAATGGGATTATTGATGCCTTTGCAGAAGAAGTTCACATTGCGAGAGGCTATAAACAACAAATTGATACGGCAGCAAGAATCCGCCGATACTTAAGCGATAGTTTACTGACATCGATGCAGGGAGAAGTACGTGTCCAGGATGCCTATTCGCTCAGATGCATCCCGCAGGTTCATGGTGCTTCCTGGCAGGTTCTCGATTATGTAAAAGAAAAATTAGAGATTGAAATGAATGCTGCAACAGACAACCCATTAATTTTTGATGAGGGTGAAAATGTAATTTCAGGCGGTAACTTTCACGGCCAACCGATTGCTTTTGCGATGGATTTCATGAAGGTTGCAATGGCGGAGCTGGCGAATATTTCTGAAAGAAGAATTGAAAGACTTGTAAACCCACAATTGAATGATTTACCAGCCTTTTTAAGTCCTGAACCTGGTCTGCAGTCAGGAGCGATGATTATGCAATATGCTGCTGCTGCACTTGTTTCGGAAAATAAAACCCTAGCGCATCCTGCAAGTGTCGATTCCATCCCATCATCGGCTAACCAAGAAGACCATGTCAGCATGGGTACGATTGCTGCCAGGCATGCGTATCAAATAATTCAAAACGCAAGAAGGGTCATTGCCATTGAACTTATTTGTGCAATGCAGGCCGTTGAAATACGAGGGGTGGAAAAAATGGCCACACAGACAAAAAAGTTTTATGAGAAAGGCAGAGAGTTAGTACCATCCATTACGAAAGACCGAGTTTTCTCGAAAGATATTGAAAAAGCTGCAGAAGGACTAAAGTCCTCTGATTTTCTTAGGCAAATTCATCAATTGGATAATGTAAAGTAG
- a CDS encoding anti-repressor SinI family protein encodes MISVKMIDGMDLEWVALISEAKELGLSKELVREFLHRNEVKESFVENR; translated from the coding sequence GTGATTTCAGTGAAAATGATTGATGGAATGGATTTAGAATGGGTGGCCCTTATTTCAGAAGCAAAGGAATTAGGCCTATCAAAGGAATTAGTTCGGGAATTTCTTCATCGTAATGAGGTCAAAGAGTCATTTGTTGAAAATCGCTAA
- a CDS encoding helix-turn-helix domain-containing protein, with amino-acid sequence MIGDRVKKFRLEKKMSLSELAEQAGVAKSYLSSLERNLQTNPSIQFLEKIAAVLKVPVDYLIHEHINKDDLDSDWMNLVKDAMKSGVSKEQFRDFLEFNRWRINQNNNNE; translated from the coding sequence ATGATAGGTGATCGTGTTAAAAAATTCCGTTTAGAGAAGAAAATGTCACTATCCGAACTGGCAGAACAAGCTGGAGTTGCTAAATCTTATTTAAGCTCTCTCGAAAGAAATCTGCAAACGAATCCATCAATTCAGTTTCTTGAAAAGATTGCTGCTGTTTTAAAAGTGCCTGTTGACTATTTAATCCATGAACATATAAATAAAGATGATTTAGACAGCGATTGGATGAATCTTGTCAAAGATGCTATGAAGTCAGGTGTCTCAAAAGAGCAATTTCGGGACTTTCTTGAATTTAACAGGTGGCGAATTAATCAAAATAATAACAACGAATAA